In Actinoplanes sp. NBC_00393, a single genomic region encodes these proteins:
- a CDS encoding STAS domain-containing protein yields MNNTDPGNGWVAVPAQTADTAVVELHGDIDITTAEVLEDCVVAGVTGGADVSVDMADVTLIDGASLNALVRAGRIADRCGRTIRLVAPSPFVRRTLAAAGLGKEFPVTGDRWQALGELAPEPDTLA; encoded by the coding sequence ATGAACAACACGGATCCCGGCAACGGATGGGTGGCAGTTCCGGCGCAGACGGCAGACACCGCGGTGGTGGAGCTGCACGGCGACATCGACATCACCACTGCCGAGGTGTTGGAGGACTGCGTCGTCGCCGGTGTTACCGGGGGCGCCGACGTGTCCGTCGACATGGCGGACGTCACGCTGATCGACGGTGCGTCGCTCAACGCACTGGTCCGCGCCGGCCGGATCGCCGATCGCTGCGGACGCACCATCCGTTTGGTGGCGCCGTCGCCGTTCGTGCGGCGTACCCTGGCTGCCGCGGGTCTCGGCAAGGAGTTTCCGGTGACCGGCGACCGCTGGCAGGCTCTCGGCGAGCTGGCACCCGAGCCCGACACCCTGGCGTGA